Below is a window of Photobacterium atrarenae DNA.
GGCGATAAAGCCAAGTGCCACCACCCTTTATCTGACATCGCCAGCTTCCACGCATTGCGTTCGCTTACACCCTCTTGGCGTAACCATGTCGCTATGCTGTATCTGCGCTTGCGCTGCTTGAGGCGATAGCACCGTAAGCGCCGCCTTATCCATTCATCCAAGCGCTGCATCGCGCTTTTCCGTATGGCAAGCTTGAAATAGTGTTGCCAACCTCTTAGGTATTGAGTGAGTTCGACTAGGACTGTCTTCAACTCTCGCCCTCGATTCCGCTTCGTTATTTGACGCACTCGCTTCTTCATCTGAGTTTGTGCTGTCTTCGAGATATAGATGCTTCCATCTCGGTGAAAGCGATGGCCTAGGTAAGTCCGCTCTGTCACTCTCGTTGCCGCACTTTTCTCACGGTTAACCCTGAGTTTCAGTTTCTGCTCCAAGAACTCCGTGATTGAGGCTTTTACTCGATTGGCGGCTTCCTCACTGTGCACGTAGATTTGGCAGTCGTCTGCATATCGGCAGAACTTATGCCCTCTTCGCTCAAGCTCTTTATCCAACTCATCTAATACGATATTTGATAGCAGCGGAGATAATGGTCCACCCTGTGGCGTCCCTCGTTGCCTCTGCTCAACTAACCCGTTTCGCATTATGCCTGCCTGTAGGTATGACCTGACCAGCTTCAGGACCCGTTTATCTGTGATGTCCTCCGATAGCCTGTGCATCAGTCTATCGTGGTTCACAGTATCGAAGTATTTCGCCAGGTCTATGTCGACTACATAACCCCGCCCCTCCCTGATGTAGTGGCTTGCTGCCACCAATGCATGGTGGGCACTGCGGTTAGGCCTGAACCCATAACTGTTGCTTGAAAACTGAGGTTCGTAGATATCTGTCAGTACTGAGGTAATGGCCTGTTGGACTACCCTATCAAGTACAGTTGGGATACCTAGCTGCCTCACTCCCCCGCTAGGTTTGGGAATTTCTACACCCAGAACGGGTTGCGGTTGGTAGCTCCCGTCCAGAAGGCTCTGGCGGAGCGCTTGCCCATTAGAAGACTGCCGAAGCATCGAGATAGTCGCTGTTATGTCGAGTTTATCAACCCCAGCACATCCCTTGTTCTTCTTCACTCTTCTCAGGGCTTGGTTCAGATTTGTTGAGGAGCAGATCCGCTCCATCAACTGAGTTGAGGTCACCAAGACTCGTCCTCCTGTCTACGCCGATCATGCTTGTCATTCTTCGTGGCCATGAGCGTCACTTGCGGTGTTGCCCAGTAGTACGTAGAGATGTTGTTCATCTTGCTATGACCCCACATGATTGAGTGTCTAGTGACTGCTTCTTGATATATTCAGTTCCGGCCTTCCCTTGGGTTGTACTTCCCCAAGGTACTATGCCTTCTGCTGACTTCTTATTACCCGTCACACAACATCACTGTTGTATTAGTCTCATCCGAGACAGGTCGTAAGATCTCCCGAGGTAAGACGTTGTTCTTTCCCTTGGCTGTGCCTGATTTACCCGTACACACTTCCCGTCGAGGCATTGGGCTGTTCTATATATTGCTAGGTTACCCAAGTTGTACTGGCCTACTATCAGGTTTCTGTTCGTCACACCCAAGTTTTGCCGTTTGCTTCCTTCAGATCCCACCTCACGGTGGGCACCCTTGCATAGGCTAACGGTTCTCGCTCGACTGAGCCCGTAGAGGACTTTCACCTCCTAGAACAACGCCATGCTCGGCGCACAATACAAAAACCCCAGCTCGGAAGCTGGGGTTTCAAGTGTGGCGGAGCGCTTTGGATATAGGGGGATTTACTGCGCCCTTCGGGCCGTTGCCTGAAACGCCTTCGGCTGGCAACGTTGTCTCGCTGCGCTCGGCTGAACCCCGTCCAGGGTTCTTCACCCTATCTCATCATCACAAATTGGAGGCACAAAAAAACCGCTGAATTGTCAGCGGTTTTCTTAAAAGTGGCGGAGAGATAGGGATTTACTGCGCCCTTCGGGCCGTTGCTCTAAAGCGCCTTCGGCTAGCAACGTTGTCTCGCTGCGCTCGGCTGAACCCTGTCTAGGGTTCTTCACCCTATCTCATCATCACAAATTGGAGGCATAAAAAAACCGCTGAATTGTCAGCGGTTTTCTTAAAAGTGGCGGAGAGATAGGGATTTGAACCCTAGATACGCTATTAACGTATGCCGGTTTTCAAGACCGGTGCTTTCAACCACTCAGCCATCTCTCCGTAAGTGCGGTGAATCATACCCAGTCAGGCGGGCATTGTAAAACCCCAAAAGATTCAACTGCTCAATTGTTCACCTGATATTTCAAACTTTTTTGGTTTTCTCCGAGGCTTGGCGAAAATGCAGCAACAACGTGCAATAATAGACCATCAATCTCGGCGAATTATTCCGTTTCCGCTGACTTTTCTTCAATACCTGAGCCCCAGAAAGCCTGTTCCGGATCGGCTCCTGTAGCAATAAGCGCCCTTAACGCTACCGGATACAAATTGAATTGTTCCACCTCTGTTTGATGCGCCCAAAGGAACTCCAGATGCGGCTCGTTGGAGATGACCGGTTGCTGCGCCTGCAAATCCGTTTTCGCCGCAAAGATCAGATTAATTTCAGCGTTGAGCGTCCCCTGT
It encodes the following:
- a CDS encoding NUDIX domain-containing protein, with protein sequence MTFHYQARGIITSGAYVLLVRAKGDDKTFLPGGHIEFAEPAKQALKRELWEEASIDAEVGEFIGAAENEWFEQGTLNAEINLIFAAKTDLQAQQPVISNEPHLEFLWAHQTEVEQFNLYPVALRALIATGADPEQAFWGSGIEEKSAETE
- the ltrA gene encoding group II intron reverse transcriptase/maturase, yielding MERICSSTNLNQALRRVKKNKGCAGVDKLDITATISMLRQSSNGQALRQSLLDGSYQPQPVLGVEIPKPSGGVRQLGIPTVLDRVVQQAITSVLTDIYEPQFSSNSYGFRPNRSAHHALVAASHYIREGRGYVVDIDLAKYFDTVNHDRLMHRLSEDITDKRVLKLVRSYLQAGIMRNGLVEQRQRGTPQGGPLSPLLSNIVLDELDKELERRGHKFCRYADDCQIYVHSEEAANRVKASITEFLEQKLKLRVNREKSAATRVTERTYLGHRFHRDGSIYISKTAQTQMKKRVRQITKRNRGRELKTVLVELTQYLRGWQHYFKLAIRKSAMQRLDEWIRRRLRCYRLKQRKRRYSIATWLRQEGVSERNAWKLAMSDKGWWHLALSPQLNQAMPMKWFKEMGLYSLRDGYESLKIYSEPPYATHACTVV